One Longimicrobium sp. DNA segment encodes these proteins:
- a CDS encoding amino acid adenylation domain-containing protein — protein GLIGFFVNTLVLRTDLSGDPSFREVLRRVREVTLGAYEHQEVPFEKLVAELSPERSLSHSPLFQVSFTLDNAQGTGGRLGGLGVQGVGTEIEMAKFDLSLTLAATAQGLRGGLNYSTGLFERGTAERMLGHLARVLEQVAASADVRLSRLELLGEAERALVLDEWNRTEAGYPADRCIHELFEAQAERIPEAVAVVHEADSLTYRALNERANRLARHLAGLGVGPEVRVGICLERGLEMVVSLLAVLKAGGAYVPLDPAYSAERLAFLSADSAASVLLTQEKLRGLLVAGPGVHVVVEEEARAEIAAASAENVESRVSPRNLAYLIYTSGSTGIPKSVAIEHESAVAMLAWAWSAYSGEELAGVLASTSITFDLSVFELFAPLTRGGRVIVVENALALPQSPAADQVRLLDTVPSAAAALLKSGGIPSGVKTVNLAGEPLRAELVDALYAHGVERVYDLYGPSEDTTFSTFALRRPGGPVTIGRVLPNSRAYVADAGLRPVPVGVPGELYLGGRGVTRGYLGRPGLTAERYLPDPFAAEAGARMYRTGDRVRYSADRTLEYLGRLDHQVKVRGFRVEPGEIEAVLRGHEGVSDCVVVARAEAGEQRLVAYVVGEARAEVLRGHLRRSLPEYMVPADFVGLEQLPRTANGKLDRRALPAPEPVSAETSYAPPRRPLEAALAAIWAEVLGRPRVGVKENFFDLGGHSLLLVKVQARLRETLDRTIPIADLFRFSTVSALAEHLGAEGEGAAGPRAGAEGRRRRGRDRAAVRRARAGQGAGASGGATHKGDDS, from the coding sequence GGGGCTGATCGGCTTCTTCGTCAACACGCTGGTGCTGCGGACCGATCTCTCCGGCGACCCGAGCTTCCGCGAGGTGCTGCGGCGGGTGCGGGAGGTGACGCTGGGCGCGTACGAGCACCAGGAGGTGCCCTTCGAAAAGCTGGTGGCGGAGCTGAGCCCGGAGCGCAGCCTGAGCCACTCGCCGCTCTTCCAGGTGTCGTTCACGCTGGACAACGCCCAGGGTACGGGCGGCAGGCTCGGGGGGCTGGGCGTGCAGGGAGTGGGAACGGAGATCGAGATGGCAAAGTTCGATCTCTCGCTGACGCTCGCGGCGACCGCCCAGGGGCTGCGCGGCGGGCTGAACTACAGCACCGGCCTCTTCGAGCGGGGCACGGCCGAGCGGATGCTCGGCCACCTGGCGCGCGTGCTGGAGCAGGTCGCCGCCAGCGCGGACGTGCGGCTTTCGCGGCTGGAGCTGCTCGGCGAGGCGGAGCGCGCGCTCGTGCTGGATGAGTGGAACCGGACGGAGGCGGGGTACCCGGCGGACCGATGCATCCACGAGCTGTTCGAGGCGCAGGCGGAGCGGATCCCGGAGGCGGTCGCCGTCGTCCACGAAGCGGATTCGCTCACCTACCGGGCGCTGAACGAGCGGGCGAACCGGCTGGCACGCCATCTCGCCGGTCTCGGCGTGGGGCCCGAGGTGCGGGTGGGGATCTGCCTGGAGCGCGGGCTGGAGATGGTCGTCTCCCTCCTTGCCGTGCTCAAGGCCGGGGGCGCCTACGTGCCGCTGGACCCCGCGTACTCGGCCGAGCGGCTGGCGTTCCTGTCGGCCGACTCCGCCGCTTCGGTGCTGCTCACGCAGGAGAAGCTGCGCGGCCTCCTCGTCGCCGGGCCCGGCGTCCACGTCGTGGTCGAGGAGGAGGCGCGGGCGGAGATCGCGGCCGCGAGCGCGGAGAACGTGGAGAGCCGCGTCTCGCCGCGGAACCTGGCGTACCTGATCTACACCTCCGGATCGACGGGCATTCCCAAGAGCGTAGCGATCGAGCACGAGAGCGCCGTGGCGATGCTAGCGTGGGCGTGGAGCGCGTACTCCGGCGAGGAGCTGGCGGGGGTGCTGGCGTCGACGTCGATCACCTTCGACCTGTCGGTCTTCGAGCTCTTCGCGCCGCTCACCCGGGGCGGGCGGGTGATCGTGGTGGAAAACGCGCTCGCGCTGCCGCAGTCGCCGGCCGCGGACCAGGTGCGGCTCCTCGACACCGTGCCCTCCGCCGCCGCGGCGCTGCTGAAGAGCGGGGGGATCCCGTCCGGGGTGAAAACGGTGAACCTGGCGGGTGAGCCGCTCCGGGCGGAGCTGGTGGATGCGCTGTACGCGCACGGGGTGGAACGGGTCTACGACCTGTACGGTCCTTCCGAAGACACCACGTTCAGCACGTTCGCGCTCCGGCGGCCGGGAGGCCCGGTGACGATCGGACGCGTGCTGCCGAACTCGCGGGCGTACGTCGCCGATGCCGGGCTGCGGCCGGTGCCGGTGGGGGTGCCGGGCGAGCTGTACCTGGGGGGCAGGGGGGTGACGCGCGGCTACCTGGGGCGGCCGGGGCTTACGGCGGAGCGGTACCTTCCCGATCCGTTCGCGGCCGAAGCCGGCGCGCGGATGTACCGCACGGGCGACCGCGTCCGGTACAGCGCGGATCGGACGCTGGAGTACCTGGGGCGGCTGGACCACCAGGTGAAGGTGCGCGGCTTTCGCGTGGAGCCGGGCGAGATCGAGGCGGTGCTGCGCGGGCACGAAGGAGTTTCCGACTGCGTCGTGGTGGCACGCGCCGAGGCGGGCGAGCAGCGGCTGGTCGCGTACGTGGTCGGCGAAGCACGGGCCGAGGTGCTGCGCGGGCACCTGCGGCGAAGCCTGCCGGAGTACATGGTGCCGGCGGATTTCGTGGGGCTGGAGCAGCTGCCGCGGACGGCGAACGGCAAGCTGGACCGCAGGGCGCTGCCGGCACCGGAGCCGGTTTCCGCCGAAACGAGCTACGCGCCGCCGCGCCGGCCCCTGGAGGCGGCGCTGGCGGCCATCTGGGCCGAGGTGCTGGGGCGCCCCCGCGTGGGGGTGAAAGAGAACTTCTTCGACCTCGGCGGGCACTCCCTCCTGCTCGTGAAGGTGCAGGCGCGCCTCCGCGAAACGCTGGACCGGACGATCCCGATCGCCGACCTCTTCCGTTTTTCCACGGTTTCGGCGCTGGCCGAGCACCTGGGGGCCGAGGGGGAGGGCGCGGCGGGGCCGCGGGCCGGCGCGGAGGGGCGCAGGCGGCGGGGGCGCGACCGCGCCGCCGTCCGCCGGGCGCGGGCGGGACAAGGGGCGGGTGCGAGCGGGGGAGCGACACACAAGGGAGACGATTCATGA
- a CDS encoding type I polyketide synthase, whose protein sequence is MSDPIGAVAVIGMAGRFPGAADVERFWENLRAGVHSITFFDAEEGDTDPAHVRAVGVLEGIDRFDAAFFGFSPRDAEMLDPQQRMFLEAAWEALENAGHVPGSEQEAVAVYAGASGSRYLAQHLLSRPDVVESVGHFALELLNERTFLASRASYKLDLRGAAVNVQTACSTGLAAIHLACQALAAGECDLAVAGGVGLSLQRGHRYAPGGIMSPDGYCRAFDTRAAGTVGGSGLGVVVLRRLEDALADGDPVRAVILGSAMNNDGAQKVGFTAPSVEGQAEVVEEALALAGVDPETMGYVEAHGSGTELGDPVEVAALTRAFGEVGRTGYCALGSVKTNVGHLDAAAGVAGFVKAVLALEHGEIPPSLHFTEPNPQIDFAGSPFFVNTGLVPFPGGGALPRRAGVSSLGIGGTNVHVVLEEAPPRAPSAPARAWHVLPLSARTPAALEAATDRLAAHLRAHPEQELADVAWTLQTGRKSFAHRRTLVARDGEGAARALEQRAPGQLFDAAPPEGGQPVTFVFPGLGNHYPGMGKGLYETEPLFRETVDRCAEILRPWLGMDLREALYPADEPAPADGAPAGLDLRALLGRAGRDDDMGLLDSTRLAQPALFVTEYALARLWLSWGVRPEAMIGHSLGEYVAATVAGVWSLEDALMLVAERARLIEETPPGGMMGLPFPKEKAAPYLRDGLAIGAHNAWWISVVSGPKAAVDALQAEMTASGVSVRRLPAKHAYHSPMMEPVAERLAELLRGVRLSPPTIPFASNVTGGWIRPEEATDPEYWTRHLVQTVLFSDGVETIARDGFRLLLEVGPGNTVGGLALQVDCWGDTPATLVVALRHRFESHPDDAYLLGAAGRLWAAGASVDWEAVHAHERLRRVALPTYPFERERYWVEPGSGAAPGGRGGAAAERRSGPAGWMYLPAWRRSPLPAQPLAEPAEWLVLADGVGIGGRLAGRLESLGHTVAVAEAGDGFARSGDRGYTVRPGSAEDLAALRDALQGAGVRPRRVIVLWGIDPEGGEGPEAFARAHARGYATVAALAATFAREASEGPFRLLVATEGVRDVAGGEDVRPERATVLGACLTLPQELAHVVCRTVDVRPGAPGDERLVEQLLAEADADAADTTVALRGPRRWVLRYEAAPADAGAASLRPGGAYLVSGGMPAGTGVLAEHLAGVGARLAVVVPPSFPEREAWDAVLASPGGGGAAGQTLRGIMAAEARGCTPLVLRADPRDAVALRGAVAAAVEAFGALHGVVHATQGGGGEPGPLAEARSAAAGLELARLTRELAALEEATAGLPLDFLLLQNSIFSVFGGSGLAATTAAFVLGDAWAERCAAQGRRWTSVSWDRWEEEGSSAAMAAGAIPRAEGVRVFETLAALAGEPRVVVSPQDLHARLERFRTPRRTASAPAEGGQAAPQEGLHARPSLATEYLEPTGEAEELVAGIFRELLGIREVGTRDSFFELGGHSLLGLQVLGRVREVFQVDLPLRAIFEAPTVAGLAELVDAAILLELEEMSDEEAESALAGVGGALDAVTEGVR, encoded by the coding sequence ATGAGCGATCCAATCGGGGCCGTGGCGGTGATCGGGATGGCGGGGCGCTTCCCGGGCGCGGCCGACGTGGAGCGGTTCTGGGAGAACCTGCGCGCCGGAGTGCACTCGATCACCTTCTTCGACGCGGAAGAGGGGGACACCGATCCGGCGCACGTGCGGGCCGTAGGGGTGCTGGAAGGGATCGACCGCTTCGACGCCGCCTTCTTCGGCTTCAGCCCGCGCGACGCGGAGATGCTGGACCCGCAGCAGCGCATGTTCCTGGAGGCCGCCTGGGAGGCGCTGGAGAACGCGGGGCACGTCCCGGGGAGCGAGCAGGAGGCGGTGGCGGTCTACGCCGGGGCGTCGGGGAGCAGGTACCTGGCCCAGCACCTCCTCAGCCGCCCCGACGTGGTGGAGTCGGTGGGCCACTTCGCGCTGGAGCTCCTCAACGAACGCACCTTCCTCGCCTCGCGCGCCTCCTACAAGCTGGACCTGCGCGGGGCCGCGGTGAACGTGCAGACGGCGTGCTCCACGGGGCTGGCGGCCATCCACCTGGCGTGCCAGGCGCTCGCGGCCGGCGAGTGCGACCTGGCCGTCGCGGGGGGCGTGGGGCTCAGTCTGCAGCGGGGACACCGGTACGCGCCGGGGGGGATCATGTCGCCCGACGGGTACTGCCGCGCCTTCGACACCCGCGCGGCCGGCACCGTGGGGGGGAGCGGGCTCGGGGTGGTGGTCCTGCGGCGGCTGGAAGACGCCCTGGCCGACGGCGACCCGGTGCGCGCGGTGATCCTGGGCTCGGCCATGAACAACGACGGCGCGCAGAAGGTGGGCTTCACCGCCCCCAGCGTCGAGGGACAGGCCGAGGTCGTGGAGGAGGCGCTGGCGCTGGCCGGGGTGGACCCGGAAACGATGGGGTACGTGGAGGCGCACGGGAGCGGGACCGAGCTGGGCGACCCCGTGGAGGTGGCCGCCCTCACCCGGGCGTTCGGGGAGGTGGGGCGCACGGGGTACTGCGCCCTGGGGTCGGTCAAGACCAACGTCGGCCACCTGGACGCCGCGGCGGGGGTGGCGGGGTTCGTCAAGGCGGTCCTCGCCCTGGAGCACGGCGAGATCCCCCCCAGCCTGCACTTCACCGAGCCCAACCCGCAGATCGACTTCGCCGGCTCGCCCTTCTTCGTCAACACCGGCCTCGTCCCCTTCCCGGGCGGCGGCGCCCTCCCCCGGCGCGCCGGGGTCTCCTCGCTGGGGATCGGGGGGACCAACGTGCACGTGGTGCTGGAGGAGGCGCCCCCGCGGGCGCCGTCCGCCCCGGCGCGGGCATGGCACGTCCTCCCCCTTTCCGCCCGCACCCCGGCCGCGCTCGAGGCGGCCACCGACCGGCTGGCGGCGCACCTGCGCGCCCACCCGGAGCAGGAGCTGGCGGACGTCGCCTGGACGCTGCAGACCGGGCGCAAGTCGTTCGCGCACCGCCGCACCCTGGTGGCCCGCGACGGCGAAGGCGCCGCCCGCGCGCTGGAGCAGCGCGCCCCCGGGCAGCTCTTCGACGCGGCGCCGCCGGAGGGCGGGCAGCCCGTCACCTTCGTCTTCCCCGGCCTGGGCAACCACTACCCGGGGATGGGGAAGGGCCTCTACGAGACCGAGCCCCTCTTCCGCGAAACGGTGGACCGCTGCGCCGAGATCCTCCGGCCCTGGCTGGGGATGGACCTGCGCGAGGCCCTGTACCCGGCCGACGAGCCGGCGCCGGCGGACGGCGCGCCCGCCGGGCTCGACCTGCGCGCCCTGCTGGGGCGCGCCGGCCGGGACGACGACATGGGGCTCCTGGACAGCACCCGGCTGGCCCAGCCGGCGCTCTTCGTCACCGAGTACGCCCTGGCGCGGCTCTGGTTGAGCTGGGGGGTGCGCCCCGAGGCGATGATCGGCCACTCGCTGGGCGAGTACGTGGCGGCCACGGTGGCGGGGGTCTGGTCGCTCGAAGACGCCCTGATGCTGGTGGCCGAGCGGGCCCGGCTGATCGAGGAGACGCCCCCGGGCGGGATGATGGGGCTTCCCTTTCCCAAGGAGAAGGCGGCCCCCTACCTCCGCGACGGGCTCGCGATCGGCGCCCACAACGCCTGGTGGATCAGCGTGGTCTCGGGCCCCAAGGCGGCGGTGGACGCGCTGCAGGCCGAGATGACGGCGAGCGGCGTGTCCGTGCGGCGGCTCCCCGCCAAGCACGCCTACCACTCGCCGATGATGGAGCCGGTGGCGGAGCGCCTCGCGGAGCTCCTGCGCGGGGTGCGCCTTTCCCCGCCCACCATCCCCTTCGCCTCGAACGTGACCGGCGGGTGGATCCGCCCCGAAGAGGCCACCGACCCGGAGTACTGGACGCGGCACCTGGTGCAGACGGTCCTCTTTTCCGACGGGGTGGAGACGATCGCACGCGACGGCTTCCGCCTCCTCCTGGAGGTGGGGCCCGGGAACACGGTGGGCGGGCTGGCCCTCCAGGTGGACTGCTGGGGCGACACGCCGGCTACGCTGGTGGTCGCCCTCCGCCACCGCTTCGAGAGCCACCCCGACGACGCCTACCTCCTGGGCGCGGCCGGCCGGCTCTGGGCCGCGGGGGCATCGGTGGACTGGGAGGCGGTGCATGCGCACGAGCGGCTGCGGCGCGTGGCGCTCCCCACCTACCCCTTCGAGCGTGAGCGCTACTGGGTGGAGCCGGGCTCGGGGGCTGCCCCCGGGGGCCGCGGGGGAGCGGCCGCGGAAAGGCGGTCCGGCCCGGCGGGGTGGATGTACCTCCCCGCCTGGCGGCGCTCCCCGCTCCCCGCGCAGCCCCTCGCGGAACCCGCGGAGTGGCTGGTGCTGGCGGACGGCGTGGGGATCGGCGGGCGGCTGGCCGGGCGGCTGGAAAGCCTGGGGCACACGGTGGCGGTGGCGGAGGCCGGCGACGGCTTCGCCCGTTCGGGCGACCGCGGCTACACCGTGCGCCCGGGCTCCGCCGAAGACCTGGCCGCGCTGCGCGACGCCCTGCAGGGGGCGGGGGTCCGTCCCCGCCGGGTGATCGTCCTGTGGGGGATCGACCCGGAGGGCGGGGAGGGGCCGGAGGCGTTCGCCCGGGCACACGCGCGCGGGTACGCCACCGTCGCCGCCCTGGCGGCGACCTTCGCCCGCGAGGCCAGCGAGGGGCCGTTCCGGCTCCTGGTGGCCACCGAGGGGGTGCGCGACGTGGCCGGCGGCGAGGACGTCCGCCCCGAGCGCGCGACCGTGCTGGGCGCCTGCCTGACCCTTCCGCAGGAGCTGGCGCACGTCGTCTGCCGCACGGTGGACGTACGCCCCGGCGCGCCCGGCGACGAGCGCCTGGTGGAGCAGCTCCTGGCCGAGGCCGACGCCGACGCCGCGGATACCACCGTGGCGCTCCGGGGACCGCGGCGCTGGGTGCTGCGGTACGAGGCGGCGCCTGCCGACGCGGGCGCCGCGTCCCTCCGCCCGGGGGGCGCCTACCTCGTCTCCGGGGGGATGCCCGCGGGCACCGGGGTGCTGGCCGAGCACCTGGCGGGGGTGGGGGCGCGGCTGGCCGTGGTGGTGCCCCCCTCCTTCCCGGAGCGCGAGGCGTGGGACGCCGTCCTCGCCTCCCCGGGCGGCGGGGGCGCCGCCGGCCAGACGCTGCGGGGAATCATGGCCGCCGAGGCGCGTGGCTGCACGCCCCTCGTCCTGCGCGCCGACCCGCGCGACGCCGTGGCGCTGCGCGGCGCGGTGGCGGCGGCCGTGGAGGCGTTCGGGGCGCTGCACGGCGTGGTCCACGCCACCCAGGGCGGGGGGGGCGAACCCGGCCCGCTGGCCGAGGCGCGCTCCGCCGCGGCCGGGCTGGAGCTGGCCCGCCTGACGCGCGAGCTGGCCGCGCTCGAGGAGGCGACGGCCGGGCTTCCGCTCGACTTCCTCCTCCTCCAGAACTCGATCTTTTCGGTCTTCGGCGGGTCGGGGCTGGCCGCGACCACCGCGGCGTTCGTGCTGGGCGACGCCTGGGCCGAGCGCTGCGCGGCCCAGGGGCGGCGCTGGACCAGCGTGAGCTGGGACCGCTGGGAGGAGGAAGGTAGCTCCGCGGCCATGGCCGCGGGGGCGATCCCGCGCGCCGAAGGGGTCCGGGTGTTCGAGACGCTGGCCGCCCTGGCGGGGGAGCCGCGGGTGGTGGTGTCGCCCCAGGACCTGCACGCACGCCTGGAGCGCTTCCGGACCCCGCGCCGTACCGCCTCCGCCCCGGCCGAAGGCGGCCAGGCCGCTCCGCAGGAGGGGCTGCACGCGCGCCCCAGCCTGGCGACCGAGTACCTGGAGCCCACCGGCGAGGCCGAGGAGCTCGTCGCCGGGATCTTCCGCGAGCTGCTGGGGATCCGGGAGGTCGGGACGCGCGACTCCTTCTTCGAGCTGGGCGGGCACTCCCTCCTGGGGCTGCAGGTCCTTGGCCGGGTGCGCGAGGTCTTCCAGGTGGATCTTCCCCTGCGCGCGATCTTCGAGGCTCCCACCGTCGCCGGGCTGGCCGAGCTGGTCGACGCGGCGATCCTCCTGGAGCTGGAGGAGATGAGCGACGAGGAGGCAGAGTCCGCCCTCGCGGGGGTGGGCGGCGCCCTGGACGCGGTCACCGAAGGGGTACGATGA